In one Paraburkholderia megapolitana genomic region, the following are encoded:
- a CDS encoding LysR family transcriptional regulator translates to MRFDLTDMRLFLTVVEHGSLTQGAQAMNLALASVSERISGMESALGAPLLERTRRGIRPTAAGEALIRHARLILGNVEQMRGELRAYATGLKGRVGLLSNTAALAAFVPQQLRRFLAAYPDLSVDLDERPSNEIVLAIAEGRADVGIVADIADLAMLQTHLIAQDQLMVVAGKDHRIASQERVAFADIVDEAFVGIKDTALEIHLAERASRLGRQINYRVQLRNVEQVGMFVEAGIGLAILSKAFVGELRRPGLAVLPILDPWASRQLHLCVRDFAALTPQAGLLVQHLLDAGTSPDGKPA, encoded by the coding sequence ATGCGATTCGACCTCACCGACATGCGCTTATTCCTGACCGTGGTCGAACACGGCAGCCTCACCCAGGGCGCTCAGGCGATGAACCTGGCCCTCGCCTCCGTGAGCGAGCGTATCTCCGGCATGGAATCCGCACTCGGTGCGCCGTTGCTCGAACGGACCCGCCGGGGCATCCGTCCCACCGCAGCCGGCGAGGCGCTGATCCGGCATGCCCGCCTGATTCTTGGGAACGTGGAGCAGATGCGCGGCGAGCTGCGTGCGTACGCAACCGGGCTCAAGGGCCGCGTGGGTTTGCTGTCGAATACCGCGGCACTCGCCGCGTTCGTGCCGCAGCAGTTGCGCCGCTTTCTGGCCGCCTACCCCGACCTCTCCGTCGACCTCGACGAGCGCCCCAGCAACGAGATCGTGCTGGCGATCGCCGAAGGCCGCGCCGACGTCGGCATCGTCGCCGACATTGCGGATCTCGCGATGCTGCAAACCCATCTGATCGCGCAAGATCAGCTCATGGTCGTGGCAGGCAAAGACCATCGCATCGCGTCGCAGGAGCGGGTGGCGTTTGCCGACATCGTCGACGAAGCATTCGTGGGGATCAAGGACACGGCGCTGGAAATCCATCTGGCGGAACGGGCGTCCCGCCTGGGCCGGCAGATCAACTATCGCGTGCAGCTTAGAAACGTGGAGCAGGTCGGGATGTTCGTCGAAGCGGGCATCGGTCTCGCGATTCTCTCCAAAGCGTTTGTCGGCGAGCTACGCCGTCCAGGTCTTGCCGTCCTGCCGATTCTCGACCCATGGGCATCGCGCCAGCTTCATCTATGTGTCCGCGATTTCGCGGCGCTCACGCCGCAAGCGGGGCTGCTCGTGCAGCATCTGCTGGATGCGGGCACGTCGCCGGACGGCAAGCCGGCATAG
- the fabV gene encoding enoyl-ACP reductase FabV, whose amino-acid sequence MIIKPRVRGFICVTTHPVGCAANVKEQVDYVTAQGPIAHGAKKVLVIGASTGYGLAARITAAFGCGADTLGVFFERAASDGKPGSPGWYNTAAFQQLAAAKGLYAKSINGDGFSDAIKQQTIDVIKRDLGQVDQVIYSLAAPRRTHPKTGEVFNSTLKPIGREVNVRTIDTDKEAIKESLLQPATQQEIDSTVAVMGGEDWQMWIDALLEAGVLADGAKTTAFTYIGEKITHDIYWDGSIGAAKKDLDRAALEIRSKLAAVNGDARVSVLKAVVTQASSAIPMMPLYLSLLFRAMKEQGTHEGCIEQVYGLYRDSLSGHAPHIDQDGRLRADYKELDPAVQARVLQLWDQVTSDNLYELTDFAGYKQEFLRLFGFGIEGIDYEADVDPDVAIRDLV is encoded by the coding sequence ATGATCATCAAACCGCGCGTACGCGGCTTTATCTGTGTGACTACGCATCCCGTTGGCTGCGCAGCCAACGTCAAGGAGCAGGTCGATTACGTTACGGCCCAGGGGCCCATCGCGCATGGCGCGAAGAAGGTGCTGGTGATCGGTGCATCGACCGGTTACGGGCTCGCCGCGCGCATTACGGCCGCCTTCGGCTGCGGTGCCGATACGCTCGGTGTGTTCTTCGAACGCGCAGCGAGCGATGGCAAGCCAGGCAGCCCGGGCTGGTACAACACGGCCGCGTTCCAGCAACTGGCGGCGGCTAAAGGACTGTACGCAAAGAGCATCAACGGCGATGGCTTTTCCGATGCGATCAAGCAGCAGACGATCGATGTCATCAAACGCGATCTCGGTCAGGTCGATCAGGTCATCTACAGTCTCGCGGCGCCGCGGCGCACGCACCCCAAAACCGGCGAGGTGTTCAACTCGACGCTCAAGCCGATCGGCCGCGAAGTCAATGTACGCACGATCGATACCGACAAGGAAGCGATCAAGGAAAGCTTGCTGCAACCGGCGACGCAGCAGGAGATCGACAGTACGGTCGCGGTGATGGGCGGCGAGGACTGGCAGATGTGGATCGACGCGCTGCTCGAAGCCGGTGTGCTGGCCGACGGTGCGAAGACGACCGCCTTCACGTATATCGGCGAGAAGATCACGCACGATATCTACTGGGACGGTTCGATCGGAGCGGCAAAGAAAGACCTGGACCGTGCCGCGCTCGAGATTCGCAGCAAGCTCGCTGCGGTGAACGGCGATGCACGCGTATCAGTGCTGAAGGCGGTGGTAACGCAAGCAAGTTCAGCGATCCCGATGATGCCGCTCTACCTGTCGCTGCTGTTCCGCGCGATGAAAGAGCAGGGCACGCACGAAGGCTGTATCGAGCAGGTCTACGGGCTGTACCGCGACAGTCTGTCCGGCCACGCGCCGCACATCGATCAGGACGGCCGCCTGCGTGCGGACTACAAGGAACTCGATCCCGCGGTGCAGGCACGCGTGCTGCAACTGTGGGACCAGGTAACAAGCGACAACCTCTACGAACTCACGGACTTCGCGGGCTACAAGCAGGAGTTCTTGCGGCTGTTCGGATTCGGGATCGAAGGGATCGACTACGAGGCCGATGTGGATCCCGACGTGGCGATTCGCGATCTGGTTTAG
- a CDS encoding Lrp/AsnC family transcriptional regulator, which yields MAIYLDDLDLRILAILQTDSSVSNLELAGRVHASPPTCLRRVRNLKEAGVIARQIAVLDHAKIGTTLIALVEVSLDRQAAEDLDAFETYICAEPAVTQCYRVSPGPDFIVVAEVADMPEYDELARRLFRASSNIRNVRTFFSTHRAKFEANARIRLEARVS from the coding sequence GTGGCCATCTATCTGGACGACCTGGACCTACGGATCCTCGCGATTCTGCAAACCGATTCGTCGGTCTCGAACCTTGAACTGGCGGGCCGTGTGCACGCGTCGCCGCCGACCTGCCTGCGCAGGGTGCGCAATCTCAAGGAAGCCGGAGTGATCGCGCGGCAGATCGCGGTGCTCGATCACGCGAAGATCGGCACGACGCTGATTGCGCTCGTTGAAGTAAGTCTTGACCGCCAGGCTGCGGAAGATCTCGACGCCTTCGAAACGTATATCTGCGCGGAGCCCGCGGTGACGCAGTGCTATCGGGTGTCGCCGGGACCGGACTTCATCGTCGTCGCCGAGGTCGCCGATATGCCCGAATACGACGAACTTGCACGGCGGCTCTTTCGTGCCTCTTCGAATATTCGCAACGTGCGGACTTTTTTCTCGACGCATCGCGCGAAGTTCGAGGCGAACGCACGCATTCGTTTGGAAGCGCGAGTGAGTTGA
- the glmS gene encoding glutamine--fructose-6-phosphate transaminase (isomerizing): MCGIVGAVAQRDILPNLVDGLKRLEYRGYDSCGIAVYRDRQLLRARSVDRVANLQDDIAKRALSGYTGIAHTRWATHGKPVTENAHPHFSPDEQAPRIALSHNGIIENHDALRAMLQDHGYVFTSQTDTEVITHLIDHLYDGDLFEAVQQAVRQLRGSYAIAVLCRDEPHRVVGARDGMPLVVGVGEGENFLASDAIALSNVTDRIVYLENGDVVDAQLYRYAIADAQGRRTERPVHTVAAHSGAADLGLYRYYMQKEIFEQPRAVSDTLQDITSIMPELFGDSAWRVLNSVDSVLLLACGGSYHAALTARYWIESLARLPVSVEIASEYRYRDGVPNPNTLVVAVSQSGETADVLGAMQVAKQQGMHHTLAICNVPSSALARECALTFFTRAGIEIGVASTKAFTTQLVALFLLALTLAQVRGRLSDEDEQQHLRALRHLPDAMTKVLALEPQMIAWAEELTRKQNILFLGRGMHYPIAMEGALKMKEISYIHAEAYAAGELKHGPLALVSDEMPVVAVAPNNALIEKLKSNMHEVSARSGKLFVFADIDCGISPGPGIEVIRLTEYYGPLSPILHTIPMQLLAFHAALARGTDIDKPRNLAKSVTVE; the protein is encoded by the coding sequence ATGTGTGGAATTGTCGGAGCGGTGGCGCAACGGGACATCCTGCCGAACCTGGTCGACGGCCTCAAACGCCTCGAATACCGCGGCTACGATTCGTGCGGCATCGCCGTCTATCGCGACCGGCAGTTGCTGCGCGCACGCAGTGTCGATCGGGTGGCGAACCTGCAGGACGACATCGCGAAGCGCGCGCTGTCCGGCTACACGGGCATCGCGCATACGCGTTGGGCGACGCATGGAAAGCCCGTCACCGAAAACGCCCATCCGCATTTTTCACCCGATGAGCAAGCGCCGCGCATCGCGCTCTCGCACAACGGCATCATCGAAAATCACGATGCATTGCGCGCGATGCTGCAAGACCACGGGTATGTCTTCACGAGCCAGACCGACACGGAAGTCATCACGCATCTGATCGATCATCTGTACGACGGCGATCTCTTCGAAGCCGTGCAGCAGGCGGTGCGCCAGTTACGCGGCAGCTATGCGATTGCTGTGCTCTGCCGCGACGAACCGCATCGCGTGGTCGGTGCTCGCGATGGCATGCCGCTCGTGGTCGGCGTCGGTGAAGGCGAAAACTTTCTGGCTTCCGATGCGATTGCGCTGTCGAACGTCACGGACCGGATCGTCTACCTGGAAAACGGCGACGTCGTCGATGCGCAGCTGTATCGCTACGCGATTGCGGATGCGCAGGGTCGCCGCACCGAGCGCCCGGTGCATACAGTGGCCGCACATAGCGGTGCCGCCGATCTCGGCCTCTATCGCTACTACATGCAGAAGGAAATTTTCGAGCAGCCGCGCGCCGTGAGCGATACGCTGCAGGACATCACGTCGATCATGCCCGAGCTGTTCGGCGACTCCGCGTGGCGCGTGCTGAACAGCGTCGATTCCGTGCTACTGCTCGCGTGCGGCGGAAGTTACCACGCCGCGCTGACGGCGCGTTACTGGATCGAGAGTCTGGCGCGGTTGCCCGTCAGCGTCGAGATTGCCAGCGAATACCGCTATCGCGACGGCGTGCCGAATCCGAACACGCTGGTCGTCGCGGTATCGCAAAGCGGAGAAACCGCGGACGTGCTTGGCGCGATGCAGGTGGCGAAGCAGCAAGGTATGCATCACACGCTCGCGATCTGCAATGTGCCGAGCAGCGCTTTAGCTCGCGAATGCGCATTGACGTTCTTCACGCGCGCCGGCATCGAGATCGGTGTCGCTTCGACGAAAGCTTTTACGACGCAGCTCGTTGCGCTGTTTCTGCTCGCGCTCACGTTGGCCCAGGTACGCGGACGACTTTCCGACGAGGATGAACAGCAGCATCTCCGCGCGCTTCGGCATCTGCCCGACGCGATGACGAAGGTGCTTGCGCTGGAACCGCAGATGATAGCGTGGGCCGAAGAGCTGACGCGCAAGCAGAACATTCTTTTTCTCGGGCGCGGCATGCACTATCCCATCGCGATGGAAGGTGCGCTGAAGATGAAGGAGATTTCCTACATTCACGCGGAAGCGTATGCAGCCGGTGAATTGAAGCACGGTCCGCTTGCATTGGTTAGCGACGAGATGCCGGTGGTCGCGGTTGCGCCTAACAATGCGCTGATCGAGAAACTCAAGTCGAACATGCATGAGGTCAGTGCGCGTAGCGGGAAGCTGTTTGTCTTTGCTGATATCGACTGTGGGATTTCGCCGGGGCCGGGGATCGAGGTGATTCGGCTCACCGAATACTACGGGCCGCTGTCTCCGATCCTGCATACGATTCCGATGCAGTTGCTGGCTTTTCATGCGGCGCTTGCAAGGGGGACGGATATTGATAAGCCGAGAAATTTGGCGAAATCGGTGACGGTTGAGTAG
- a CDS encoding DUF2164 domain-containing protein, whose product MTIELDKDVRKEAIASIQRYFDENHEERIGNIQAGALLNFFVEELGPVIYNIAIQDAQERLQARVSELDLECHEEAFGYWKKYERKR is encoded by the coding sequence ATGACGATTGAACTGGACAAGGACGTACGCAAGGAAGCCATCGCATCTATCCAGCGGTATTTCGATGAGAATCATGAGGAACGCATCGGTAATATCCAGGCGGGGGCGTTGCTGAATTTCTTCGTGGAAGAGCTTGGGCCGGTGATTTACAACATTGCGATTCAGGATGCGCAGGAACGCTTGCAGGCGCGTGTGTCAGAGCTGGATCTGGAGTGCCATGAAGAGGCGTTTGGGTACTGGAAGAAGTATGAGCGGAAGCGGTAG
- a CDS encoding LysR family transcriptional regulator, which yields MDHLQAIRIFARVVETGGFGRAALSLKMPNATVSKWIKSLETHLGVKLLERSTRSVSVTTDGAAYYERTRHLLSELDDIEATLGRAQANPRGALRVDTGGSVASGIVIPALPAFRERYPDIQVQLSVTDRTADLIAENIDCAIRSTADDPGLITHRIGGLAWTTCATPACLAKYGTPKHPRDIVDKDMPVVGYFSASSGVTQRLAFRRGDEVLTLDRVRNDVIVSESNAHLATALAGLGIVHTLDFMARPFIRQKKLVPVLTEWRPDPLDVYVAYPPSRRYSTKVRVFVDWVTALFGAM from the coding sequence ATGGATCATCTGCAGGCTATCCGCATTTTTGCCCGCGTCGTTGAAACGGGTGGTTTCGGACGAGCTGCGCTCTCGCTGAAAATGCCCAATGCCACGGTGAGCAAGTGGATCAAATCGCTCGAAACGCATCTCGGCGTGAAGCTGCTGGAGCGCAGCACGAGAAGCGTCAGCGTAACGACCGATGGCGCCGCTTATTACGAACGCACCCGCCACCTGCTCAGCGAACTCGACGACATCGAAGCGACGTTGGGCCGTGCTCAGGCAAATCCGCGCGGCGCACTCAGGGTCGACACGGGCGGGTCGGTCGCGAGCGGCATCGTGATTCCTGCCTTGCCGGCGTTTCGCGAGCGATATCCGGACATCCAGGTGCAATTGAGTGTGACGGACCGGACTGCCGATCTCATTGCGGAGAACATCGACTGCGCGATTCGCAGCACGGCGGACGATCCCGGTCTGATCACGCATCGGATCGGCGGGCTTGCATGGACGACCTGTGCGACGCCGGCGTGTCTGGCGAAGTACGGAACGCCGAAGCATCCCCGCGACATCGTCGATAAGGACATGCCTGTTGTCGGCTATTTCTCGGCAAGCAGTGGCGTGACGCAGCGGCTTGCCTTCCGTCGCGGCGATGAGGTGTTGACGCTCGACCGGGTGCGCAACGATGTGATCGTCAGCGAAAGCAATGCGCATCTTGCGACGGCGCTTGCGGGGCTCGGCATCGTGCACACGCTGGACTTCATGGCGCGACCGTTTATCAGGCAGAAGAAACTGGTGCCTGTTCTCACTGAGTGGCGGCCCGATCCACTTGATGTGTACGTGGCGTATCCGCCTAGCCGTCGATATAGCACCAAGGTGCGGGTGTTCGTCGACTGGGTGACGGCGTTGTTCGGCGCGATGTGA
- a CDS encoding SDR family oxidoreductase: protein MTASLYTNIHTTKHAGKVALITGGSTGIGLATAKRLAREGATVFITGRREAELEAAVAEIGHGATAIRGDISVAADLERIVKVVSSARERIDILFANAGGGEFVPLGEITEAQFDKYVGINMKGTLFTVQSALPFMPAGSAIVITGSITSVQGVPAFGVYAATKAALRSFARTWSSDLKGRNIRVNVVAPGVIPTPAYKTELKMTDEQIEAYSQQMSATTPLGRVGTTDEIAKAVSFLASDDASYVTGIELFVDGGLVQV, encoded by the coding sequence ATGACTGCTTCGCTCTACACCAACATCCACACGACAAAACACGCCGGCAAGGTTGCACTCATCACCGGCGGCAGCACCGGTATCGGTCTCGCTACGGCAAAGCGTCTCGCTCGCGAGGGCGCGACGGTGTTCATCACCGGCCGACGCGAGGCAGAGCTCGAGGCCGCGGTGGCGGAAATCGGCCATGGCGCCACGGCGATTCGTGGCGACATCTCGGTAGCAGCCGATCTCGAACGCATCGTGAAGGTCGTATCGTCGGCTCGCGAAAGAATCGACATCCTGTTCGCCAACGCCGGCGGCGGCGAATTCGTGCCGCTTGGCGAGATCACCGAAGCGCAATTCGACAAGTATGTCGGCATCAACATGAAAGGCACGTTGTTCACTGTGCAAAGCGCGTTGCCGTTCATGCCGGCCGGAAGCGCAATCGTGATTACCGGTTCGATCACATCGGTGCAAGGTGTGCCGGCATTCGGTGTCTATGCGGCCACCAAGGCAGCCTTGCGCTCGTTTGCGCGCACGTGGTCGTCGGATCTCAAAGGACGCAACATCCGCGTCAATGTAGTCGCGCCCGGCGTGATCCCCACACCTGCGTATAAGACCGAGCTCAAGATGACCGATGAGCAGATCGAGGCCTACAGCCAGCAAATGTCCGCAACGACACCGCTTGGCCGCGTCGGCACCACCGACGAAATCGCGAAGGCCGTGTCCTTTCTCGCCTCCGACGATGCGAGCTATGTCACCGGTATCGAGTTGTTCGTCGACGGTGGCCTCGTACAGGTGTAA
- a CDS encoding nuclear transport factor 2 family protein, with protein sequence MSSAENLRLAQQFLEKMGSGASADEIAALCTSDLDFNIPGDTGVLPWVGHKKGREAMFDFVSGIRASVESVSFSIQDVLASDGRAVILGHLQSRIKATGKLIDTAFAFVLTFSPEGKIASFLMFEDSFAVSAAARH encoded by the coding sequence ATGAGTTCAGCCGAGAACCTTCGCCTCGCCCAGCAGTTCCTTGAAAAAATGGGCTCGGGCGCGAGCGCCGATGAGATCGCCGCGTTGTGTACATCCGATCTCGACTTCAACATTCCGGGCGACACAGGCGTGCTGCCGTGGGTCGGTCACAAGAAAGGTCGCGAGGCCATGTTCGATTTCGTAAGCGGCATACGCGCCTCGGTCGAAAGTGTCAGTTTCAGCATTCAGGACGTACTTGCAAGTGACGGTCGCGCTGTCATCCTCGGCCACCTGCAATCGCGGATCAAAGCCACCGGAAAGCTGATCGACACCGCATTTGCATTCGTACTGACATTCTCCCCCGAGGGAAAGATCGCGAGCTTTCTGATGTTCGAAGACAGCTTCGCTGTATCCGCAGCGGCCCGACATTGA
- a CDS encoding nuclear transport factor 2 family protein, with translation MPFTVNELLKRNLLGIFGERNAAARMAELKAIWQPDGVFVDPDGRHVGIDAIDRRVAQLQARFLGFNFVERGDVQAMHGVGRVAWGYGPEENPATVTGVDVAVTRDGKIHELYVFLD, from the coding sequence ATGCCCTTCACAGTGAACGAACTTCTCAAACGAAACCTGCTCGGCATCTTCGGCGAGCGCAATGCCGCAGCACGCATGGCGGAACTGAAAGCCATCTGGCAGCCTGACGGTGTGTTCGTCGATCCGGATGGTCGACATGTCGGCATCGACGCGATCGACCGCCGGGTTGCGCAGCTACAGGCAAGATTCCTCGGTTTCAATTTTGTCGAACGTGGAGATGTTCAGGCCATGCATGGCGTTGGGCGCGTCGCATGGGGCTATGGGCCTGAAGAGAATCCGGCCACCGTGACCGGCGTCGACGTCGCCGTCACCCGCGACGGCAAGATTCATGAGCTATACGTGTTTCTGGATTGA
- a CDS encoding AAA family ATPase, whose translation MNASLLSDDNPSIGVYTRSIGSGAEWWRVSLSERAFMYRIEHGRDDGSVDIDTVVDQENLDAKLQKWHREGYLSETEREQLAAAPQASADFMADLARASNAFAQSTVRTATSRSTAQVVTIGRIDVPLGTPNPLVPAVNPAWLFTERFNDIVEDIVENRRVMLIGHTGSGKTSLIEQIAARAQYGVLRSNMNGQTTVGDFVGFWTVKGGETVWVDGVLPAAMREGRWLIVDEVDFAEPAILAVLTAVLEPGGRLLLKEKGNDIVEPHPSFRLFATANAVGAMSQFRHLYQGANLMNEAFLDRWRVYLIDYLSPDEEAEVLMRTLAPHLSQTMAHTLAAIAADCRAAFAREDLASAFSTRRLLDWAQLMLRTGDPERAAGPAIYAKVSPEDAALIRSIIRHYIATQA comes from the coding sequence ATGAACGCATCCCTTCTATCCGACGACAACCCCAGCATAGGCGTCTACACGCGCTCGATCGGCAGCGGCGCCGAGTGGTGGCGCGTATCGCTATCGGAGCGCGCATTCATGTACCGGATCGAGCACGGCCGCGACGACGGTTCGGTCGATATCGACACCGTCGTCGATCAGGAGAATCTCGATGCGAAGCTGCAGAAATGGCATCGCGAAGGCTATCTGTCTGAAACCGAACGCGAGCAGCTTGCCGCCGCACCGCAAGCCTCTGCCGATTTCATGGCAGATCTCGCACGCGCATCAAATGCGTTTGCACAATCAACTGTCAGAACCGCTACATCGCGCAGTACCGCTCAGGTCGTAACCATCGGTCGAATCGACGTACCGCTCGGCACACCGAACCCGCTCGTACCGGCAGTCAACCCCGCGTGGCTCTTTACCGAACGTTTCAACGACATCGTCGAGGACATCGTCGAAAACCGTCGCGTGATGCTGATCGGGCACACGGGCTCAGGCAAGACGAGTCTGATCGAACAGATCGCGGCGCGCGCGCAATACGGTGTGCTGCGCTCGAACATGAACGGCCAGACGACGGTCGGCGATTTCGTCGGCTTCTGGACCGTGAAAGGCGGCGAGACGGTATGGGTCGACGGGGTGCTGCCGGCCGCGATGCGCGAAGGTCGCTGGCTGATCGTCGACGAGGTCGACTTTGCGGAACCGGCCATTCTCGCCGTGCTCACTGCCGTACTCGAACCGGGTGGCCGGTTGCTGCTGAAGGAAAAAGGCAACGACATCGTCGAGCCGCATCCGTCGTTCCGTCTCTTCGCGACGGCCAATGCGGTCGGTGCGATGAGTCAGTTCCGCCATCTGTATCAGGGCGCGAATCTGATGAACGAAGCGTTTCTCGATCGCTGGCGCGTGTATCTGATCGACTATCTGTCGCCCGACGAAGAGGCCGAGGTGCTGATGCGCACGCTCGCCCCGCATCTGTCGCAAACGATGGCGCACACGCTCGCGGCGATCGCCGCCGATTGCCGCGCCGCCTTCGCGCGCGAAGATCTCGCGAGCGCATTCTCGACGCGGCGCCTGCTCGACTGGGCGCAACTGATGCTGCGCACCGGCGACCCCGAGCGCGCCGCGGGCCCGGCCATCTATGCGAAGGTCAGCCCCGAAGACGCCGCGCTGATCCGCAGCATCATCCGCCATTACATCGCGACACAGGCGTAG
- a CDS encoding cobaltochelatase CobT-related protein, whose translation MQPARGTDTFGFESTLGKIARVLTGQYGIAVAFSPEGPRVERDRIVIPSYDIVDERDRDTLVGYLDLLVARSKYSSNEALTALGNGTDARLAQAIEDQRVCRRLLDNYPGARWFIGQLRQRAAQDARQRWQKLSWRDKLVWLVERRLWLETPEPGELSPSLSAALHAVDETIAAARSSRSTDDSIAAARAVIATVRALSSSGGAHNMMFTPGDADGFDAESVPATFDGPPSHGDGTAAPDNASDASLTQAASSNVIDGAGMGHSPLGTPSESFASAVASGGLQPGGQSRPQLSVPLTTEFDLVTDRTGRGDTRSWHALRSLARAETSPLKAKLERALKADELTHWKREQERGEIDRTALARLAIAPGYRTPFRVKRVTKGRDAAVTLLIDRSGSMAGRKIELARLCVAALCDALTQLGFDSEVLGYSSIESAEMRQLYERQRDSGADLSAYNRTVERLDLQIYKRFGAADLSGLADIECGHENPDGEALAWAAGRLAEHRADRKILMVLSDGDPATGDGNPAILRSDLHARVDAIGRAGIEIVGVGILDDAVEAFYPRSIVVRKLHELPGTAFGVLSAMLLDR comes from the coding sequence ATGCAACCGGCACGCGGCACCGATACGTTCGGCTTCGAATCGACACTCGGCAAGATCGCACGCGTGCTGACGGGCCAGTACGGCATCGCGGTTGCGTTCAGCCCCGAAGGTCCGCGTGTCGAGCGCGATCGCATCGTGATCCCGTCGTACGACATCGTCGACGAGCGCGACCGCGACACGCTTGTCGGCTACCTCGATCTGCTGGTCGCGCGCTCGAAATATTCGTCGAACGAGGCGCTCACCGCGCTCGGTAACGGTACCGATGCGCGCCTTGCGCAGGCGATCGAAGATCAGCGCGTGTGTCGTCGGTTGCTCGACAACTATCCTGGTGCTCGCTGGTTTATCGGTCAGTTGCGCCAACGTGCTGCGCAGGACGCACGTCAACGCTGGCAAAAACTGTCGTGGCGCGACAAGCTCGTGTGGCTCGTCGAGCGGCGTCTGTGGCTCGAAACACCGGAGCCCGGCGAACTGAGTCCGTCGCTGTCGGCCGCGCTGCATGCGGTCGATGAAACGATCGCCGCTGCCCGTTCAAGCCGTTCGACTGACGACAGCATCGCCGCCGCGCGCGCCGTGATTGCGACGGTGCGTGCGCTGTCGTCGTCGGGCGGGGCGCACAACATGATGTTCACGCCGGGCGACGCTGACGGCTTCGATGCGGAATCGGTACCCGCAACGTTCGACGGACCGCCCAGTCATGGCGACGGCACGGCGGCGCCCGATAACGCGTCGGACGCATCCCTCACGCAAGCCGCCAGCAGCAACGTCATCGATGGCGCGGGCATGGGTCACTCGCCACTCGGTACGCCGTCGGAATCGTTTGCTTCGGCGGTCGCATCGGGCGGGTTGCAACCGGGCGGCCAATCGCGCCCGCAGCTCTCCGTTCCGCTTACGACAGAATTCGATCTCGTCACCGACCGCACCGGCCGCGGCGATACGCGCAGCTGGCACGCACTGCGTTCGCTCGCCCGCGCCGAAACCTCGCCGCTGAAAGCGAAACTCGAACGCGCGCTCAAAGCCGACGAACTCACGCACTGGAAACGCGAACAGGAACGCGGCGAAATCGATCGAACGGCGCTCGCGCGTCTTGCGATTGCACCGGGTTATCGCACGCCATTCCGCGTGAAGCGCGTGACAAAGGGACGCGATGCGGCCGTGACGCTGCTGATCGATCGCAGCGGATCGATGGCGGGCAGGAAGATCGAACTCGCGCGACTCTGCGTGGCTGCGCTGTGCGATGCGCTCACGCAACTCGGCTTCGACTCGGAAGTGCTTGGCTACAGTTCCATTGAGTCCGCGGAAATGCGACAGCTGTACGAAAGGCAGCGGGACAGCGGCGCCGATCTGAGCGCCTACAACCGCACAGTCGAACGGCTCGATCTGCAGATCTACAAACGCTTCGGCGCCGCCGACTTAAGCGGCCTCGCCGATATCGAATGCGGCCACGAGAACCCCGATGGCGAAGCGCTCGCGTGGGCCGCCGGACGGCTCGCCGAGCATCGCGCAGACCGCAAGATCCTGATGGTGCTCTCCGACGGCGACCCCGCCACTGGCGACGGCAATCCTGCCATCCTGCGCAGCGATCTGCACGCACGCGTCGATGCGATTGGCCGCGCCGGCATCGAGATCGTCGGCGTAGGCATACTCGACGATGCCGTCGAAGCGTTTTATCCGCGCAGTATCGTCGTGAGGAAACTGCACGAGCTGCCCGGTACTGCGTTCGGCGTGTTGAGCGCGATGTTGCTCGATCGTTGA